The Streptomyces sp. NBC_01363 region CCGCACGGCCGCGAGGAGGAGTGGCGGTTCACGCCGCTGGAGCGGCTGCGCGGGTTGCACGACGGCACGGCCGTCGCCAACGGCGGCGGTGTGAAGGTCGCGATCGAGGCTCCCGAGGGCGTCACGGTCGAGACCGTCGGCCGTGACGACGCCCGGCTCGGCAAGGCCGGCGTCCCGGTGGACCGCGTCGCCGCCCAGGCGTACACGTCCTTCGAACAGGCGTCCGTCGTCACGGTCGCCAAGGAGGCCGTGCTCACCGAGCCGATCCGCATCGCGGTGCACGGCGAGGGCGGCGTGGCCTACGGCCACCAGGTCATCGAGCTGGGTGCCTTCGCCGAGGCCGTCGTCGTCATCGACCACACCGGTGACGCGGTGCTCGCCGCCAACGTCGACTACGTCCTCGGTGACGGCGCGAAGCTCACCGTCGTCTCCGTGCAGGACTGGGACGAGACCGCCGTCCACGTCGGCCAGCACAACGCGCTGGTCGGCCGGGACGCCTCGTTCAAGTCGATCGTCGTCACCTTCGGCGGTGACCTCGTCCGTCTCCACCCGCGCGTCAGCTACGCGGGCACCGGCGGCGAGGTCGAGCTCTTCGGTCTGTACTTCACCGACAAGGGCCAGCACCAGGAGCACCGCCTCCTGGTCGACCACAACACCCCGCACTGCAAGTCCAACGCCGCCTACAAGGGCGCGCTCCAGGGCGAAGGCGCACACGCGGTGTGGATCGGTGACGTCCTCATCCGGGCCAGGGCCGAGGGCACCGACACCTACGAGATGAACCGCAACCTCGTCCTCACGGACGGCGCGCGGGTCGACTCGGTGCCCAACCTGGAGATCGAGACCGGCGAGATCGTCGGCGCCGGCCACGCCTCCGCGACCGGCCGCTTCGACGACGAGCAGCTCTTCTACCTGATGTCCCGTGGCATCCCGGCCGAGGAGGCCCGTCGGCTCGTCGTGCGCGGCTTCTTCGCCGAGCTCGTCCAGCAGATCGGTCTGCCGGACGTCGAGGCGCGGCTGCTCGACAAGATCGAGACCGAGCTGAAGGCTTCCGTCTGATGGCCTTCGTCAAAGCCTGTGCGCTGAGTGAGCTGGAGGACGACACCCCGAAGCGGGTGGAGCTCGACGGCGTCCCGGTGTCCGTCGTCCGTACCGAGGGCGAGGTGTACGCGATCAACGACATCTGCTCGCACGCGAACGTCTCACTGTCCGAGGGAGAGGTCGAGGACTGCATGATCGAGTGCTGGCTGCACGGCTCCAGCTTCGACCTCCGCACCGGCAAGCCGTCCGGCCTTCCCGCGACGCGCCCCGTCCCCGTATACCCCGTCAAGATCGAAGGGGACGATGTGCTCGTCTCCGTCACCCAGGAGTCCTGAGTCACCCATGGCAACGCTTGAAATCCGCGACCTGCACGT contains the following coding sequences:
- the sufD gene encoding Fe-S cluster assembly protein SufD, yielding MAEAQNIPAGSTTTGSIAVAAESTVATRMSAPPSFDVADFPVPHGREEEWRFTPLERLRGLHDGTAVANGGGVKVAIEAPEGVTVETVGRDDARLGKAGVPVDRVAAQAYTSFEQASVVTVAKEAVLTEPIRIAVHGEGGVAYGHQVIELGAFAEAVVVIDHTGDAVLAANVDYVLGDGAKLTVVSVQDWDETAVHVGQHNALVGRDASFKSIVVTFGGDLVRLHPRVSYAGTGGEVELFGLYFTDKGQHQEHRLLVDHNTPHCKSNAAYKGALQGEGAHAVWIGDVLIRARAEGTDTYEMNRNLVLTDGARVDSVPNLEIETGEIVGAGHASATGRFDDEQLFYLMSRGIPAEEARRLVVRGFFAELVQQIGLPDVEARLLDKIETELKASV
- a CDS encoding bifunctional 3-phenylpropionate/cinnamic acid dioxygenase ferredoxin subunit; the encoded protein is MAFVKACALSELEDDTPKRVELDGVPVSVVRTEGEVYAINDICSHANVSLSEGEVEDCMIECWLHGSSFDLRTGKPSGLPATRPVPVYPVKIEGDDVLVSVTQES